ATTCATGCACATGCGCCGAAGTTGCCGTATACACCAGGCAAAGACGGTGCCGGAACGGTCGAACGGGTCGGCGGGGCCGTTAAGAAATTCAAGCCGGGCGACCGCGTATATACCGCGGGTTCGATCTCTGGCACCTATGCCGAATACTCGCTATGCGACGAGTCGCATCTCGGCGAGCTGCCCGAAAACACCAGCTTTGAAGCCGGAGCGGGCGTCTGGACACCCTATGCGACATCGTTTCGAGCGTTGTTCCAGAAAGCTGCGGCCAAACCCGGAGAAACGGTACTTGTTCACGGGGCATCGGGCGGCGTCGGTATCGCGGCCGTTCAGTGGGCAAAAGGTGCGGGACTACGAGTAATAGGGACGGCAAGCTCTGAGGAGGGCAAAGCACTTGCGCTGGAAAACGGCGCCGAAATGGTCTTTGACCACACGGACGAAGACCATTTGTCTGAGATCCGTGAAGCGGCGAACGGCGTCGATATCATCATTGAAATGCTCGCAAACGAGAATCTTGAACGTGATTTTGAAGCTCTTGCTATGTTTGGACGGATCGTCGTGGTCGGCAACCGCGGAAGTATCCAGTTTACGCCACGCCTTGCGATGACGAAGGACGCCACAATTTTCGGGATGTCGCTTTTCAATGCCAAACGCGGTGACTTGGAGCAGGCACGTACCGCGATCTTTGACGGTTTGAAAAAGGGAACCCTTCGTCCGCCTGTTTCAAAGTCATTCTCACTATCTGAGGCTCCTCTTGCCCACCACGCGGTCATCGAACAAAAGGCCGCCGGCAAGATAATCTTGTCACTTTAAAAGGGTCCCGTCCGGATCTGGACGGTTTCTTCTAAACTCTGCCCACGAAGCCTTTCCTGTCGGTTTTGGGACCGCCAACGGAAACGTGTGATTTCCAAATGGTGAA
The DNA window shown above is from Chloracidobacterium sp. and carries:
- a CDS encoding NADPH:quinone reductase, whose product is MKAIVVREFGPPEVMQIEDVDLPDPTGTQVSVKIAAAGVNPVDTYLRTGIHAHAPKLPYTPGKDGAGTVERVGGAVKKFKPGDRVYTAGSISGTYAEYSLCDESHLGELPENTSFEAGAGVWTPYATSFRALFQKAAAKPGETVLVHGASGGVGIAAVQWAKGAGLRVIGTASSEEGKALALENGAEMVFDHTDEDHLSEIREAANGVDIIIEMLANENLERDFEALAMFGRIVVVGNRGSIQFTPRLAMTKDATIFGMSLFNAKRGDLEQARTAIFDGLKKGTLRPPVSKSFSLSEAPLAHHAVIEQKAAGKIILSL